The Lycium barbarum isolate Lr01 chromosome 9, ASM1917538v2, whole genome shotgun sequence genome has a segment encoding these proteins:
- the LOC132612301 gene encoding uncharacterized protein LOC132612301: protein MTNPCRWTIVGRFLKSRPQIDTIRSKFDEKFAMKGTVKIGLFDNFNIFLTFNNEADFNGILYKRVIEIEGFQIWLQKWTPNFKPEEDLPIVPVWVLLPGLPFHMHTRHYTKQIVAAVGTPIEIDMVTKTMNRPSMAKIQVEIDLMKPLIHNIWIGTEDDNELLKGYTQKIEYENIPKYCKRCKKLGHNMMECRVLERKKKMKRKKWKA from the coding sequence ATGACAAATCCTTGCAGATGGACAATTGTTGGAAGATTCCTAAAATCAAGACCCCAAATTGATACGATTAGGTCAAAATTTGATGAGAAATTCGCGATGAAGGGCACTGTCAAAATTGGGCTTTTTGATAATTTCAACATCTTTTTGACCTTCAACAACGAAGCAGACTTCAATGGCATTCTATATAAGAGAGTGATTGAGATCGAAGGTTTTCAAATCTGGTTGCAAAAATGGACTCCTAACTTCAAGCCTGAGGAGGATCTACCTATTGTGCCAGTGTGGGTATTGTTACCAGGTTTGCCTTTTCATATGCACACAAGGCATTATACTAAACAAATTGTTGCTGCAGTAGGTACGCCTATCGAAATTGATATGGTGACTAAAACGATGAATAGACCAAGTATGGCTAAGATCCAAGTTGAAATTGATTTAATGAAGCCTTTAATTCATAATATTTGGATTGGTACTGAGGATGACAATGAACTTCTTAAAGGttacactcaaaaaattgaatatgaaaatattccTAAGTATTGTAAACGTTGCAAGAAATTAGGACACAATATGATGGAATGTCGTGTGttagaaaggaaaaagaaaatgaaaagaaagaagtGGAAAGCATGA
- the LOC132612300 gene encoding uncharacterized protein LOC132612300 yields MAEIYEVSFYGDEIEVTVTKESTVVNDWILQTVQTHCRRLHKLLIGLDIEWLPCFKPEENHPVALLQLCVGRRCLLFQLLHKDAVPGFLVDFLGDPSFKFAGVGVTEDAKKLLRDHRLFVANTVDLNRLAYSVYGEEVYGKMRLKRMAKEALGKVMEKPLNVTLSKWDAEELCYEQVEYGAIDAFVSFEIAKNLFNLVWEREKESRRVIKREYLNCHYQPMLMVQDTQGMFRRLALF; encoded by the coding sequence TGATGAAATTGAAGTTACCGTCACCAAAGAATCCACAGTCGTTAACGATTGGATTTTGCAAACTGTGCAGACTCATTGTCGTAGACTCCACAAGCTACTCATCGGTCTCGATATCGAGTGGCTACCGTGTTTCAAACCAGAGGAAAACCACCCGGTCGCTCTCCTCCAGCTCTGTGTAGGTCGTCGTTGCCTCTTGTTCCAACTCCTCCACAAAGACGCTGTTCCTGGATTCCTCGTAGACTTTCTCGGGGACCCTAGTTTCAAGTTCGCCGGGGTTGGGGTTACGGAGGACGCTAAGAAACTGCTCCGCGATCACAGGCTGTTCGTGGCGAATACTGTGGATTTGAACCGATTGGCGTATTCGGTTTACGGGGAAGAAGTGTATGGGAAGATGCGATTGAAGAGAATGGCGAAAGAGGCACTTGGGAAAGTAATGGAAAAGCCATTGAATGTAACACTGAGTAAATGGGATGCTGAGGAACTGTGTTATGAACAAGTTGAATATGGTGCTATTGATGCTTTTGTTTCGTTTGAGATTGCCAAGAATTTGTTTAATTTAGTGtgggaaagagagaaagagagtcGTCGTGTTATTAAGAGGGAATATTTGAATTGCCATTATCAACCAATGTTGATGGTACAAGATACACAAGGGATGTTTCGAAGACTTGCTTTGTTTTGA